In the genome of Natronorubrum daqingense, the window ATCGTTCCTAACGGACCGTTCGAGACTCGAGGCTGTACGGTCTCGGGTCGTCAGCGACATTCGGACGTCCGTCGAGGACGCGAGCGCAGAGGGCGTCGTCGTCGCGATGAGCGGCGGAATCGACTCGACCGTGACGACCGCACTCGCCGTCGACGCGGTCGGAAGCGACAGCGTGCTCGGTCTCGGTCTACCGTGTCACAAAACTGAGCACGTCGACGTCAGCGACGCTCGAACCATTGCGGACGGACTGGGAATCGAGTTCGAAGAACGTAGCCTTCGGCCGATGCTCGAGGCGTTCGAGGAGACGGTCGTCGGTTCGCTCGAGTCCTGGACGGACGAGACCGACGCTGATCGCCCTCGCGAGCGAAATCACGCGATCGGCAACGTGATCGCGCGCTTGCGGATGTGCTGTGCGTACTACGCGGCAAATCGCCAACGGCGGCTTGTCCTCGGAACGGCGAACCGTTCGGAGCTGTTGCTGGGGTACTTCACCAAATACGGCGACGGCGCGGCCGATACGTATCCGATCGGTGACCTCTATAAAACTGAAGTTCGCGCACTTGCAAAGCGAATCGGCGTTCCAAAACGGATCGTCAGTAAGGAGCCGACCGCTGGATTCTGGGCGGCACAGACTGACGCCGACGAGCTGGGTGCGACCTACGACACCATCGATCCGCTGCTTCACCAGCTCGTCGATGAAAACACCTCGATCACGGATGCCGCAGACGCGCTCGGAATCGATCGGCAAACGGCCCGGTCGATCGCGTGGCTCTGTACTGAAACACGGCACAAACGCAAAATGCCACAGACACCCGGTATCGCGGATCGTCCGCTCGTGTAACGATCTCGCGTCGATCGGCTGACTCGGACGAACGATTCACTCGGACGATCGGTCGGCTCGCGTCGATTCACTCGAGCGTTCCGGCGTACAGCGCCGTGTTGCGCCACCAGAAGAGTCCCCACGAGAGCATGAAGCCGCCGCCCATCGCGAGAATGTCCTGGACGATGCGTGGCAGGCCGATGGTGACGATTGCGGCGAGCACGATCGCCGAGCCGAGGGCAGCACCAACGAGGACGAACAGGAGGTCTCCAACAATGTGCGCCTGTGATTGCTCCCAGTAGTGTTGGCGCTCCTCGTCGTACCAGGGGCCGATAAAGATCAATACCGGCGCCATCGCGGTGATGATGGGGATCACCTCGAAGGACTGCGGTACTCCGGCCGGTCTGAACACGTAGAAGTTGAGCAACTCGGCGACGAGCACCATCCCGAACAGGCCGATCAAGAGCCAGCCCCAGCGCGGAAGCGATTCCTTGTCCATGGAGGAAGACGATTCCGCCGTCAAAATAATCCTCCTATTTGCTGATGATTATTCGGCGCAGCAGGCGTCCTTCTTCGGTGACTCCTCGACGCCGTTTCCGTCGGCCGCGACGGGTTCCTCGATCCGATAGAGGCTCTGTCGGGCGTCAGCAAAGTAAATATCTTCGTCGACGATTCCAATGTCCTCTAGCCGCTCGAGTGCGTAGCGAACGGTTCGGGCAGACAACATCGACTCTTCGACGATCTGCTTTTGGGTCAACGGACCATCGTACTCGAGTACCTTGAAGACGAGTTTGGCACTCGGTGGCAAATCTTCGATGTTCTCCCCGTCGGTCTGTGCCATACTACGAATCGAAAGGTCCCAGAAGCATAAAAGTTGAGCCTCGCCAGCGGGATCACCCGACATAAATTTCGGCAGAGGAATTATCGTATATTGTCTCTATGGCGGTCCAAGTGCTAGAAATACATATTTGACTGGCCAGTCAGTCAATGGCGAGGATTGCGGGAGTCGAGAGTCGACGATCACCTGCCCACTTGGCACCGTACTTATCCTTCACCGACCAGTCGATCCTCGTCCTCCCACTCGCGCTCGCGAAGTTCGTACTTCTGTGTCTTTCCGGTCGCAGTCTTCGGTAGGTCTTCGACGTATTCGATCTGTCGAACTACTTTGTAACTCGCGAGGTGCTCGCGGGTAAATTCGGTCAACTCCTCCGGTGAAACCGGCGGTTGATCCGGCGAACCACTCGAGGGCACGACGAACGCTTTCGGCGTCTCTCCCCACTCCTCGCTCGGAGCCGGGATGACTGCAGCGTCCCCAACGGCGTCGTGATCGAACAGCGTGTCCTCGAGTTCGATGCTCGAGATGTTCTCGCCGCCGGAGATGATGATGTCTTTCTTCCGGTCGCGGATGGCGATCATCCCGTTCTCGTCGACCGACGCGAGGTCGCCGGTGTGGAAGTAGCCCTCGAGACGGCCGCTGAACGCTTCGTCGGTCTCCTCAGGCTTGTTCCAGTAGCGGTCCATAATCTGATTGCCGCGGACGACGATTTCGCCGAGCGTTGCATCGTCTCGCGGGACGTCGGTACCGTCCTCGTCGACGACGCGGACATCGGTACCGAGAACGCCCATTCCCTGGCGTTTCTTGAGTTCGTAGCGATTCTCGTCGGTCAGGAGCCGTTTCGCATCGGAAATGGTGATCAGCGGTCCGGTTTCGGTTGCCCCGTAGAGGTGTTTCAGGTACCAGCCGAACTCCTCTTCGACGGCGCGAATGGTCGCTTCCGGCGGCGAGCTGCCGGCAGTCGTCGCTCGCACCCGGTGTT includes:
- a CDS encoding winged helix-turn-helix transcriptional regulator yields the protein MAQTDGENIEDLPPSAKLVFKVLEYDGPLTQKQIVEESMLSARTVRYALERLEDIGIVDEDIYFADARQSLYRIEEPVAADGNGVEESPKKDACCAE
- a CDS encoding NAD+ synthase, which encodes MNANVETVDSASVELAGTSFLTDRSRLEAVRSRVVSDIRTSVEDASAEGVVVAMSGGIDSTVTTALAVDAVGSDSVLGLGLPCHKTEHVDVSDARTIADGLGIEFEERSLRPMLEAFEETVVGSLESWTDETDADRPRERNHAIGNVIARLRMCCAYYAANRQRRLVLGTANRSELLLGYFTKYGDGAADTYPIGDLYKTEVRALAKRIGVPKRIVSKEPTAGFWAAQTDADELGATYDTIDPLLHQLVDENTSITDAADALGIDRQTARSIAWLCTETRHKRKMPQTPGIADRPLV